GATCGCCGCGATCAGCGGACGAAAGAACGACTGAACGCGCGCGTGAAGATACGCATTCTCCGTTCGGCTTGGGTGGAGATAGACGCGGTCTTTGACCGTGATCGGCACGAAATACAGATCGGCCAGGAGTTGAATCACCAGCAGGGTGAGCGCCAGAAGAAAGGCCCACTCCGTGCCGATCCAGGCGAGCGGCGGCTGGAGAATGACGATCCCGTTCAGCGAGGCGATGCTCAGCGCGCAGATCGCGAGTGGTGCGTTCAGCCCCGCTACGATGATCAGTACCAGGGCGATGACGCTCATCCAAACCATGCCCGCTCCTTCGATACCCGGCCTACTGCCAACACTATACCATGCTTGGCGGCGCTGCACTCCCTCCACTCGCCACGCGGTGCGCCTGCGCATACCAGTGCGCGGCAACAAGCTGCATGTAGAAGGTCAGCGGGATGAAGAGCAGCGCGCCAAAGCCAAGGGTGCAGAGCTGGAAGACGATGGCGAAAACCACGAAGCCGAACGCGGCTGCCAGGATCAGCAGCCACGGGCGCGGAGCGCTGCTGACTTCGCGCAGCACTGGCCCCGGCATCGCCTCGCTAAACCGGTCCGTCACCGCGTAGCGCGTGAATGCTGCCATCATGAACGGGCTGAGGACCAGCACGCCAAGGATGATCGCGATCGGCAGACAGGCGATGACCGCGCCGCTGGCGGCGGTCGGCTCGCCTGTGCTGGGATCGATCGAGCCGACGAGGATGAAGATGAGCGGGCAGGCCAGCAGTAGCAGCGGCAGGCCCCACAAGAATTGGAGCACCGTGCCGAGAAAGCCGCGAATGAACTGACCGCCGAAATCGTTCCATTCGGGCAGCGGCGTGTCGCGTCCGTGGTACACGTTGCGCGTCGTGTCCATCGTGTAGCCGATCGCGACAAAGTTGAGGATTGGGATGATCGAGATCAATGTGCCGATCAGCACTTTGACGACCCACTCCGGGTCGAGGGTCGGGTAGCTCAGGCCACGTTTCAGATCCATAGAGCATTGCCTCTTTCGGATTGGTTGATGTAGCTCTGTACGATAGCCGCAGCCACGATGTTTCAGGAGCGCGTGCGTTCGCGAAATGCCTCGAAGCGGCGGCGCTGAATATCGCGCGCGGCGGCATCGTAGAGCTGCACTGTCACCAGCCGCGCGTAGAGCAGCGCCGACAGGCATAGCCAGAGCAGCAGCAATGTTAGCCAGCCCGACCACCCGGTGCTCTGGATGGTGACAAGCAGCAATGCCAGCGGCACGAGATAGACCGGCAGCGATTGCAGCCGCGCTTGCAGATACACCGCGCGCGCCTCAGGGTCGAGCGCCAGCCGCAGCGGTTTGGTCGAAAGCGCCTGCGTGGGCTGTCCGTCGCTCACGTAGAGCCGCTTGCCGATCGGCGAGACGCTGCTCAGCCAGGCGAAGCCGAACCAGCCGATCAGCAGCACGCCGCCAAACGTGCCGAAGATTTGCAGCCCGGCTCCGCCGAGTCCGGCCAGGCTCAGCGCAAGCGTGCTGCAGAGCAAGAGCATCCCGCCGAAGAGTACCGGAAAGACGAAGAAGAAAAAGTCGATCACGAACGCAAAAATACCCTGCACCGCCTTGGTGCCCAGCTCGTTCCAGCGCGGTAAGGGCGTGGGATAGCCGTTCTGGGTGTTCTCGATGCTTTCGAGCTGATAGCCTTCGACCAGCGGGTAGCCGACGACGGTCAGCGACAGCGCGCCGCCCAGCAGCACTTTACGCCACCATTGGCGGTCGCGATGTATGGTCGAAAGTGCGGTTTTTAGTGATGGCATGCTCGTCCCAGCCGTGATGAAAGCGGGCAACCTTCAGATGCGCGCGACGATGTTCCGCGCGCTATGCCGGAGACTCCGTCCGCTCCGGCGCTGCATCGCGCGGACATGATTCGAGCCAGCGGCGGAGCAGATCGAGCGCGGTGGTGGCGATGAAGTCGCTCACCTGCGGCAAGCCCCAATCGAAGCCGCGCGCGAGATAGGCAGGCTCCGCTCCCGCCCGCGACGATCCCAGCGCGAAATGCACCGTCTTGAAGCTTGCGGAGCCTGCCTCGATCAGCACCGCCAGACGCGCGTCGGCCTGTGCTTCCTCAGCCTGGGCGGCGAGCGCGCGTGCCAGCCCGGCATAGTCGCCGTCGGCTGGCGTCAGGTGCGGCTGGATCAGCACATGGGCCAGCGCCTGCCGCGCCTCGGCGCTCTGCGACAGCCCGCGATAGACCGGCGCGCTCGGCTCGGTTTCGACCAGCGCCAGGCGTAGCTGGTGCTCGGCCAGCAGCCCACCGACGCGCTGCTCCAGGGTTTCTTCTCCCAGCAGATGCCCGCCGAAGCGCTCGCGGATCAGCTCGACCAGCGGCTCGATCAGCGCGTTTGCGGCCTCGTGGCTGCCAGCTTTCGCGGCAATGCGGATCGTATGCTGACCGCGCTTGGCCGTGATCCCGACGATCGGGTTTTCGCCCAGCATGATCTCGGCGATACGCTCCCCGGCAGCGGCCTCGGTCAGCCCCGTTACCCGCAGCTCGCGCACCACCAGCACCTCGCTCAGGCCGTGGTGCTCGCGGAGATACGGCAGCAGCGCGTGCTCGGTGAGATACATCAGCTCATCGGGCACGCCCGGCAGCGCCGCGATAAAGCGCCCGGCACCTGCCGCGCCGCCCTCGGCCACGAACGCGGGCGCGCTGCCGCGTGGGTTGCGTATGATGTACGCGCCCTGCGGAATATACGCCTGCTGGCGGTTCGACTCGCTCATCCGGCGCTTGAAGGCCGCGAAGCGCGCCGCAATATCGTCGAGCAGCGTTTGATGAAATTCCAGCGGTCGTTCGGTAGCCTGCGCGATGGCCTCCCTGGTCAGATCATCGCCGGTTGGTCCCAGGCCGCCCGAACAGATGACCAGCTCGACGCGACGCAGCGCATCCCGAAGCACGCCGACGATCTGCGCGAGATCATCGCGCACCAGTGTGACGCGGCGGATGGGCACGCCGATTGTGGCAAGCTGCTGGGCCAGATATGCGCTGTTGGTATCGACGGTGACGCCTAGCAGCAGCTCCGTGCCGATTGCGACGATTTCTGCTTCCATGTGTGCTGTGCTCTCTGCTCGCGCGCTGTAGGTGAGCGGCGCGATGCGGTGGTGATGGCGTTTAGCTGCGCTCCACGCTGCGCAGGTTGCAGATCCGAGCCTCGGCTGCGCCGCGTAGCTCCTGTTCTGGTGCGGCGATCCTGGACCTGCCGATCGCGGGTGCCGAAATACTGGCGAATCTGGCGCTGACACAGCATGCCAAGCGCCAGATCAGCCCTCCTTCCTGCGAGTCATACAATCGCGGCCCCGCGCTCAGGTGACAACCGGCTCCAGCTTATCGCTTTCGTTGAGCGGCAGCCCGGCGGGAGCTTTCACACGGGTATTGAAATCGGCCCATAGTTCCTGCTCGCGCTCACGGGCGGCGCGCTTGCCCTGATCGAGCGCCGTGTTCCACCGCTCGCGGATCGTCTCCCGCGCTTCTTCGCCCGATTTGGGCGTGCTCAACAAAATAATGCCAGCGCCAATTGCCGCGCCCAGGACAGCGCCGCCAACGAAGCTGAAAAAATCCTTCACTCTGGCCTCCTTCGCGAGATCTACCGCGATTATAAAGCATCTCTCGTGGCAACAAAAGGGCCACGATCTTAGAGCGAATAGATCAACAAAGAACCAAGAACAATGCGGCGCATCGTTTGTTTGTTCGTTGTTTCGTTGTTTGTTGTTCTAGATCTCTTTGTCTTTCGTGCGCGCCTTCTCCTGAATCCGCGCCACAACATCGGCCACGGGCATCGGGCCGAGGTTTTGGTTATTGCGCAGCCGCACCGCAACCGCGCCCGCCTCCTGCTCTTTATCGCCGATCACCAGCATGTACGGGATCTTCTGCAACTGCGCGTCGCGGATCTTGGCGTTCATGCGCGCGTCGCCGAGATCGAGCTGTACGCGGATGCCTGTGGCCTTCAATGTCTGCTCGACCTCGCGCGCGTACTCGACGTGGCGATCCGTGATCGGGATGATCGCCGCCTGGATCGGCGAGAGCCAGACCGGGAACGCGCCCGCGTAGTGCTCGATCAGCACGCCGTAGAAGCGCTCCCAGGAGCCCGTAACGGCGCGGTGCATCACCACGGGCGTGTGGCGCTGCCCATCCTCGCCGACGTACTCGCAGCCCAGACGGGCGGGCTGAATGAAGTCGACCTGGATCGTCGAGAGCTGCCACTCACGATCCAGCACGTCACGCGCGATGAAGTCGGCCTTGGGACCGTAGAAGGCGGCCTCGCCTTCCGCCGCGACATACTGAACATTGTTGGCGTCGAGCGCAGCCTTGAGCGCTGCCGTAGCGCGATCCCACTTCTCGTCGTCGGCGACGTACTTGCCCTCGCTGCCGCGCAGACTGAGCCGCACGTAGTAATCGTAGAAGCCGTACGTCTCGAAGACCTCGCGGATTAGCTGGAGGGCGCGGCTAAACTCGCCCTCGATCTGCTCCGGCATACAGAAGATATGGCAATCGTCCTGCGTCAGCGCCCGCACGCGCGTCATGCCGTTCAGCTCGCCCGCCTTCTCGAAGCGGTAGAGCGTGCAAAACTCGGCGAAGCGCAGCGGCAGCTCGCGGTACGAGTGAATGCCCATCTCGTTGTAGAGCGTCATGTGTGACGGGCAGTTCATCGGCTTGAGACGATAGATCTGGCCGTGCTCGGCGTCCTCGACCATCGGCGGATACATCGAGTCGCTATAGTTCTCAAGGTGGCCCGACCTGGCGTAGAGCGATTCCTTGACCAGATGGCCCGTCCAGACATGATCGTAGCCGTAGCGCGTCTGCGTCTCGCGGACGTAATCTTCCATGATCTGGCGCATCACCGCGCCCTTGGGCGTGAGCAGCGGGATGCCAGGCCCGACCTCGTCCGAGAAGTGGAACAGACCCAGCTCCTTGCCCAGCTTGCGGTGATCGCGCTTCTTGGCCTCTTCCAGCCGGTGCAGGTACGCCTCAAGCTCTTTTTTGTTGGGCCAGACCGTGCCATAGATCCGCTGCAACTGCGGGCGATTCTCGTCGCCGCGCCAGTACGCGCCCGACACCCGCAGCAGCTTGAAGGCGTCGGGCTTGATCGCGCCCGTGTCTTCGACGTGCGGCCCTCGGCACAGGTCCTCGAACGTATCGTGCTTGTACGTCGTGATCGCCACGCGCCCGGACTCCTGCTCCGCGCCCGCCGTGCCGATCTGCTTCTCGCCGTACTCGTCGGCACCTTTTTGCAGGCCCTCGATCAGCTCCAGCTTGTAGGGCTGGTCCTTGAACAGCTCGCGCGCCTCATCCGCCGACACCTCGCGGCAGGCAAAGCGATGCTTGCCCTGCACGATCCGCCGCATATGTTTCTCGATCTCGCCCAGATCGTCAGGCGTGAGCGTGCGCGGCAGATCGAAGTCGTAGTAAAAGCCGTTCTCAACCGGCGGGCCGATCGCGATCTTGCCTTCAGGGAACATTTCGAGCACCGCCTGGGCCATCACATGCGCCGCCGAGTGGCGCAGCCTGTACAGGGGATCATTTTCGGGTGTGACAACTGGCATAGCATTCCTCCATCATCAAGACACTGATTTATTCGATCTATTCAAGCGTGATAACCGCCTCGCCTTGCTCGATCCGGATACCCTTGACGGTACGACCCTGCGCCGCAAACTCCGCGTTGATTCGATCCTGAAAAGCGCCGAGCAGATCGTCCATCGACAGGATCAGACCGAGCGGCGGGTCGAGCCGCTGCTCAGTGGCGATGATCTGACCATCGCGGACCTCCGGGCGGGCATGGGCGGTGCTGGTGACGCCGCTCACGGTGATGTCGGCCTGCACTTCGCCGGGCACGAAGCGCAGTTGAAGATCGTCGATGCCGCTCAGCCGCTCGCGGTAGGCCGCGAGGTAGCCGTTGGCCTGCGCTTCCGTCACGCGGATCTCGCCAGCGGGCACGGAGATGTCTATCGGCACCTGCTGCAAGCTGTCGCGCAGGGCATCGCGCGTGCTGTCGTCGGGCGCAGCCTGCGGGTTGATCGATTCGGCGATCTGCCGGTTGACGTAATTGGTCACGCCTGGGCGTACAAAGAAGCGTAGGGCGACAAAGCCCAGCACCAGCAGCCAGACCAGGATCGTCAGCGCGACCAGCCAGCCTCGCACGCGGCTGCGGGGTCGTTCGCGGTAGCGCTCGTACCGATAGCTCATGGTTTGCGTTCCTCCTAACGACGACGTTCAAAAAGGTTCAAGGCTCAAAGAACTCGATGCTCGAAACTCCAACATGCTCCCCGACGCCGCACCAGCTTAAAACAAAAACGCCTCGCCCTCACTGGGACGAAGCTTTGCTCCGCGGTTCCACCCGGTTTTAGATCGGACTCATCGTACCAGCGCTGCCCGACGATGCTTCCGTTCTCACTTGACGGCCCGCTAACGGGGGCCAGGCGCATCCGCTTAGTCTCGGCTTCGCGATTTCGCGGACGGGCTCGGAGGTGGTGTTGGCTCTGCTGCTGCCATAAGCCGCTTTCAGTCGGTGGCGGCCTATCCCTGGATGGCGCGGGTCAAAGCTACTCTCCTCGTCAACGCCGATGTAGCCTGGATTTTATCACGCGGTGCTGGCTGCGGCAAGTCGGACTTTCGCCCAATCTGCTCCGCGCCCAGACGGACCACGCCGCGCGGCTTTTCCCGGTTTTTGGCACGCTCTTTGACGACACGCCGTATAATGCCTCTGAGGCGCTGGTTGCCGAAGCTGATCATCTCTCTGCTCGATCAGTCTGCTGTGCGGGAGAAGACCGATGCGTTTGAAGAATTCACGCTGGCTCCAATTGGCGCTTGTCGGCCTGACGATTGTCTGCGCGCTGGCGGTGGGCTACCTGACGGGCGCGCTCGTCGGCGGCGGTAGCCCGTCGCGAACACAGGCCTACGCCAATCTGCCGACGATCGACGCCGCTGTGACGGTGGAGGCGAATGCGACCGACGAGGCCACCCCCGGTGTCACCGCGACGGTGGAGCCTACTGCCGCGCCGACCGAAGCGCCTACTCCCACCACTGAACAGCCGACAAGCAGCGCGGCTCCAGCGCAGCCGGATACGTTTATCGAGGATTCGTTTGATACGGCGGCGCATGGCTGGCCCAGCGGCGAGACAGAAACCTGGAGCGCGGGCGTCGTCGATCAGCGCTACCAGCTACGGCTGAACGGTCAGACCAGCATCGGCTTTACGACGCCCCTGCCTGCCGAGAATTATCGGCTGGGCGTCGATGTGGCCGTCGAGCAGGGCGGCGCTGGTCTGGTCTTTTTGTTCGCTGAGCCTGCGACATCGTATCGGATCATTCTGTCGCCCGACGGCGGATATGCGATCGAGCGGCAGGAGGGCAGTGCGACGACCGAAGAAAACGTCGTGACAAGGATTGTGGATTGGACTGATAGCGCCGCGCTCCAGGACACGCCCGGCGCTGCCAATCGGCTTACGATCGAGCGCCAGGGACAGGCTATTCGCTTCATCGTGAACGACCAGCCGCTGACCGAGTTTGCTGTTCCGCCGGGTCCCTTCGTCAATCGCTACGGCTTTGTGCTCACGTCGCGCAGCGGCCAGGGCTTTGCGACCTTCGATAACTTGCGCGGCGAGCGTCTGCCAGGCTCCTAGCGGGAGCGTGACACCTTCGCATAAGTCGCTTTTCTAGCCACCCACAGCAAATATCATCGCCGCCTCTGAAACTTTAGTCCTGTGTAGGTCCCACCAATTGTCACTAGCCGTAACGCCTTATGATTCGGGATCGTTCTAGCTAATACCAAATACTACGCTCTGTGAAAGCTAGTGAGTCATCGCCGAGGAGCCTCGCTATGTTAGCAACGTCACACTACACCCCTCAACACTCCCCCGTAGTACGGTATGTCGGCGACAGCGAGACAGGTATCGTTCATCGGATTGGAAGCCCCTGCGTAGTAATCCCGAACGAGGTTTTTTTGGATGTGCGGACAGCCATTGTGCGCGGCTATCGCCTATGTAGCTGCTGCCGTTTGGAGAAATAGCGTCAGCATCAGTGCGAAGGCGGCTCGTTCCGGTCGACATGCAGCAGCATCCCGTATCGTTAGTAGGCTGCGTAACGTTGTCATACAATAGAGATGATCATCTCAGGGCCTCCAACTGCATCTAGGATGACGCACGCCTGGATGCAGTTGGTATCTTCCCTGGGACCGCGCGTGCCTATGTACAGTGTTGGCCCGTGAACATATGTTGTGAGGTTGGGTGGCAAGATAGATTGGGCTGGTGAGAGCGGTAGATCGAATCTTGGAGGTATTTTGCTCGATCGTACTATCAAATGACGTAGAGTTTGGTATTATTCGCTCTTAGTCAGCGAATCGCTGGCCTAATCTTTCGACCGCAGTCATCGTCCTGATTAGCAGTTGAGCCAGTGCATGCGGCTAACTCGTGTTGGAGAGCGCTATGATCGACTCGATCTTGATCGCCGATGACAATCCCTCCATTCGTTCCCTCCTGGTCAGGCTGATCCGCCGTACCAAGCCAAATGCTCATATTGTCGATGTCGGGACGGGACAGGCCGCTTTAGAAGCTTGTTATCGCCGCCGTCCAAAGCTTGTGATTCTGGATCATGGATTACCCGATATTAATGGCTGCCAGGTATTGCATCAGTTGAAAGTCGATAGCAGAGCGAGCTATGTGATTATGATCACGGGCGATCCGGACGTGGAGCAAGAGGCGCTCGCATAGGGAGCGAACGAGGTCTGGCTCAAGCCGATGGATGTGCCGTCCATGCTTTCGCAGCTTGGGAAGCTCCTGCCCGCCGCATGATGGAAGACAAAGAGCCGGGTGCCACGCGGCTGCCCTTTGGGCATGGCACCCGGAACAAAGAACGGGGAATAGAGCAGAGAATGTCCTGACCCCCCGGACCCCTGCTCCCTGATCCCTGGCCTTTGAACTCGAAACGAGTGCAAGAAATCTGCCGGTGCCTGCCCATTAAGGATCAAGCTACGTCCTACGCTATCCAGCCGCTTAAAAAAGCCCCATCCATGTATGCCTTACGCCGCCGAGCACTCGTGCGGCGTGCTGTGTTTGATGTGGTAGGCCTGGCGCTGATCCGTGCTTTGGTATAAGGAGTAACAACGGAGCACAATAGTCCATTCGGTGGCTTGCTGTCGTTCCTCGCGTCTTGATCTCTGCTTAACATATATCAACTATACTACTTCGGCACATCATCACGCTTGCATCGCTGCACTGAACACAGCATGCATGATGCAAGCAGGCTCTTCGGCAAGGAAAGGAATTCCATGTTCGCTCTCCATCCCCCAGCGCGCCGTCCGCTCGTCCACTTCAGCATGATTCTAGCGCTGCTCTTCACGGCGCTCGGCAGCATTCCCGCTGCCACACCGGCGGCAATCGCCGCATCCTCAACCGTTGTCATCAGCCAGGTCTACGGCGGCGGCGCCAGTTCAGGCGCAACGTACCTCAACGATTTCATCGAACTCTTCAATCGGGGCACCACTACTGTCTCATTAGCTGGCTGGTCCGTGCAGTACGGCAGCGCGGCGAATAACTTTTCCAGCAAGACCGATCTGCCGTCCGCTTCGCTGGCTCCAGGCCAGTATTTCCTGATCCAGCAGGCGGCTGGATCCACCGGCGCAGCGCTGCCGACACCTGATGCAACTGGCACGATTGCTATGTCTGCATCAAATGGAAAGGTCGCGCTGGTTAACTCGACAACGCTGCTGACCTGTGGTGCAGCCGCGACTCGTTGTAGCTCCGGCAGCACTCCCTCGCTGGTTGATTTGGTTGGATACGGCACGTCGAGTGACTTCGAGGGAACGGCGGCTGCTCCTGCGCTCAGCGCCACCACCGCCGCGCAGCGCAGGAACGGCGGCTGCACGGAGACGGACGACAATAGCGCCGATTTTGACGTATTCACGCCCACACCGCGCAACACATCCACAGCGCTGGCACGCTGCGGCGGCGGCGGAAGCGAGCCAATCACTCCGACGTGCGGCGGGCCGCTGAGCACCGAGGCGGGCACGGCGGCAACCCGCAATGTCACCGCGACCGACGCCGACGGCACGGTTACAACGGCGGCGGTCACGAGCGTCACGCCCGCGCCCGCCGCCGGCTCGATCGCGATCACCGCATCGACGCCTGCTGCCGCGACCGGCGGTACGCTCCAGGCCACGCTGACCGTCGATGCGGCGGTTCCGGCGGGCAGTTACGACGCGACGATCACCTTTGGCAACAACGACGCAACGCCGCAGACCGCGACCTGCACGATCGCGATCACGGTGAGCGATCCCGCTGGAAGCTGCCCGGCAGGCGTAACGCTCACGCCGATCTATACGATCCAGGGCAGCGGCGCGTCCAGCCCGCTGGCGAACACCACCGTGACGTTCGAGGGC
Above is a genomic segment from Herpetosiphonaceae bacterium containing:
- a CDS encoding DUF4013 domain-containing protein, which encodes MDLKRGLSYPTLDPEWVVKVLIGTLISIIPILNFVAIGYTMDTTRNVYHGRDTPLPEWNDFGGQFIRGFLGTVLQFLWGLPLLLLACPLIFILVGSIDPSTGEPTAASGAVIACLPIAIILGVLVLSPFMMAAFTRYAVTDRFSEAMPGPVLREVSSAPRPWLLILAAAFGFVVFAIVFQLCTLGFGALLFIPLTFYMQLVAAHWYAQAHRVASGGSAAPPSMV
- a CDS encoding DUF4013 domain-containing protein, whose protein sequence is MPSLKTALSTIHRDRQWWRKVLLGGALSLTVVGYPLVEGYQLESIENTQNGYPTPLPRWNELGTKAVQGIFAFVIDFFFFVFPVLFGGMLLLCSTLALSLAGLGGAGLQIFGTFGGVLLIGWFGFAWLSSVSPIGKRLYVSDGQPTQALSTKPLRLALDPEARAVYLQARLQSLPVYLVPLALLLVTIQSTGWSGWLTLLLLWLCLSALLYARLVTVQLYDAAARDIQRRRFEAFRERTRS
- a CDS encoding molybdopterin-binding protein translates to MEAEIVAIGTELLLGVTVDTNSAYLAQQLATIGVPIRRVTLVRDDLAQIVGVLRDALRRVELVICSGGLGPTGDDLTREAIAQATERPLEFHQTLLDDIAARFAAFKRRMSESNRQQAYIPQGAYIIRNPRGSAPAFVAEGGAAGAGRFIAALPGVPDELMYLTEHALLPYLREHHGLSEVLVVRELRVTGLTEAAAGERIAEIMLGENPIVGITAKRGQHTIRIAAKAGSHEAANALIEPLVELIRERFGGHLLGEETLEQRVGGLLAEHQLRLALVETEPSAPVYRGLSQSAEARQALAHVLIQPHLTPADGDYAGLARALAAQAEEAQADARLAVLIEAGSASFKTVHFALGSSRAGAEPAYLARGFDWGLPQVSDFIATTALDLLRRWLESCPRDAAPERTESPA
- a CDS encoding YtxH domain-containing protein, with protein sequence MKDFFSFVGGAVLGAAIGAGIILLSTPKSGEEARETIRERWNTALDQGKRAAREREQELWADFNTRVKAPAGLPLNESDKLEPVVT
- the thrS gene encoding threonine--tRNA ligase, with translation MPVVTPENDPLYRLRHSAAHVMAQAVLEMFPEGKIAIGPPVENGFYYDFDLPRTLTPDDLGEIEKHMRRIVQGKHRFACREVSADEARELFKDQPYKLELIEGLQKGADEYGEKQIGTAGAEQESGRVAITTYKHDTFEDLCRGPHVEDTGAIKPDAFKLLRVSGAYWRGDENRPQLQRIYGTVWPNKKELEAYLHRLEEAKKRDHRKLGKELGLFHFSDEVGPGIPLLTPKGAVMRQIMEDYVRETQTRYGYDHVWTGHLVKESLYARSGHLENYSDSMYPPMVEDAEHGQIYRLKPMNCPSHMTLYNEMGIHSYRELPLRFAEFCTLYRFEKAGELNGMTRVRALTQDDCHIFCMPEQIEGEFSRALQLIREVFETYGFYDYYVRLSLRGSEGKYVADDEKWDRATAALKAALDANNVQYVAAEGEAAFYGPKADFIARDVLDREWQLSTIQVDFIQPARLGCEYVGEDGQRHTPVVMHRAVTGSWERFYGVLIEHYAGAFPVWLSPIQAAIIPITDRHVEYAREVEQTLKATGIRVQLDLGDARMNAKIRDAQLQKIPYMLVIGDKEQEAGAVAVRLRNNQNLGPMPVADVVARIQEKARTKDKEI
- a CDS encoding response regulator, which produces MIDSILIADDNPSIRSLLVRLIRRTKPNAHIVDVGTGQAALEACYRRRPKLVILDHGLPDINGCQVLHQLKVDSRASYVIMITGDPDVEQEALA
- a CDS encoding lamin tail domain-containing protein, with product MFALHPPARRPLVHFSMILALLFTALGSIPAATPAAIAASSTVVISQVYGGGASSGATYLNDFIELFNRGTTTVSLAGWSVQYGSAANNFSSKTDLPSASLAPGQYFLIQQAAGSTGAALPTPDATGTIAMSASNGKVALVNSTTLLTCGAAATRCSSGSTPSLVDLVGYGTSSDFEGTAAAPALSATTAAQRRNGGCTETDDNSADFDVFTPTPRNTSTALARCGGGGSEPITPTCGGPLSTEAGTAATRNVTATDADGTVTTAAVTSVTPAPAAGSIAITASTPAAATGGTLQATLTVDAAVPAGSYDATITFGNNDATPQTATCTIAITVSDPAGSCPAGVTLTPIYTIQGSGASSPLANTTVTFEGIVVGDFQASTELSGFFVQDQTGDGAIATSDGIFVFVPSANPLSSVNVSIGERVRVTGQVKEFNALTEIDNVSALNVCSAETPLAPTPVDLPVATASGMEQYEGMVVTFPEALTVSQNYFQGRYGQVTLSAEGRMYTPTNDQGNSLDYNVRRSIVLDDGRTSQNPSPIPYLGADNTLRAGDISTGLTGVVSYGPISSDTSIRHYTLQ